One genomic window of Kosmotoga olearia TBF 19.5.1 includes the following:
- the rsfS gene encoding ribosome silencing factor, protein MDGNIREIVKILYDKEAADIVLLDVSEVSNLTSYFVIATANSDPHMEALRDGILDFLEKHNVPVIYYDKGKGYDWMVIDCGYFIVHIFSNRGREFYALEDLWLNAKRYDVEEIISL, encoded by the coding sequence TTGGACGGGAATATAAGAGAGATTGTAAAGATTCTTTATGACAAGGAGGCAGCGGATATCGTTCTTTTGGACGTTTCTGAAGTCTCTAACCTTACGAGTTATTTTGTAATAGCGACCGCTAACTCCGATCCGCATATGGAAGCGTTGAGAGATGGAATACTCGATTTCTTAGAAAAACATAACGTTCCTGTAATTTATTACGATAAGGGTAAAGGCTATGATTGGATGGTAATAGATTGTGGTTATTTTATCGTGCACATCTTTAGCAATAGAGGAAGGGAATTTTACGCACTTGAAGATCTCTGGTTGAATGCTAAACGGTATGATGTTGAAGAAATAATCTCTTTGTGA
- the rpsB gene encoding 30S ribosomal protein S2: MAVVTMKQLLEAGVHFGHRTRRWNPKMKPYIYGERKGIYIIDLQKTLKLLDQTYDYVRERAREGATFMFVGTKRQAQQIIENEAKRCGAAYVNNRWLGGLLTNFTTIRKRIEVLKQYEEMEISGELDALPKKEQSRIRKKLEKLRKNLNGVKDMERIPDVIYVVDPKKEEIAVAEANKLGITVIGIADTNCDPDVLDYLVPGNDDAIRAIQLITRTIADAILEGREGMNLSEEAAEVVEETKEEPEEKSVEEEKVVEVEVSEASDDETQNSKEEL, from the coding sequence GTGGCAGTTGTAACGATGAAACAGCTTCTGGAAGCAGGTGTCCATTTTGGGCACAGGACCAGAAGATGGAATCCGAAGATGAAACCCTACATCTATGGCGAGAGAAAGGGCATTTATATCATTGACTTGCAGAAAACCCTGAAGCTTCTCGACCAGACTTATGACTACGTTAGAGAAAGAGCCCGTGAAGGGGCTACGTTTATGTTTGTTGGAACCAAGCGCCAGGCTCAGCAGATCATCGAGAATGAAGCCAAACGTTGTGGTGCGGCGTACGTAAACAACCGCTGGCTCGGTGGGCTTCTCACCAATTTCACAACCATAAGAAAGAGAATAGAGGTTTTGAAGCAGTACGAAGAGATGGAAATTAGCGGAGAACTTGATGCACTTCCCAAAAAGGAGCAAAGCAGGATCAGGAAGAAGTTAGAAAAACTGAGAAAGAATCTTAATGGTGTCAAAGATATGGAACGAATTCCTGACGTTATCTATGTTGTTGACCCGAAAAAAGAGGAAATCGCTGTCGCTGAGGCCAACAAGCTTGGGATAACAGTAATCGGGATAGCTGATACCAACTGCGACCCGGATGTTCTTGATTATCTGGTGCCAGGCAACGATGACGCTATCAGGGCTATTCAGCTTATCACCCGAACCATAGCCGATGCGATTCTTGAAGGCCGGGAAGGTATGAACCTCTCAGAGGAAGCTGCCGAGGTTGTCGAAGAGACAAAAGAAGAACCAGAAGAAAAAAGCGTTGAAGAAGAAAAGGTCGTTGAGGTCGAGGTTTCGGAGGCTTCCGATGATGAAACGCAAAATAGCAAAGAAGAACTCTGA
- the miaB gene encoding tRNA (N6-isopentenyl adenosine(37)-C2)-methylthiotransferase MiaB, whose translation MKIAFRTFGCQMNVNDTETMAGILKSNGYVIVDNEEEADVVIVNTCAVREKAEKKLYGKLGRLRSLKKKNRNLIIGVSGCVAEKEKEALLKREEVNFVFGTRSISRVNEFLERAIKGERFVELSDFIDEINSSTPRLRTSRHHAWVTIIYGCNKFCSYCIVPYTRGREKSRSMEDILNEVKRLASKGYREVTYLGQNVDSYGKDLADGSTLAKLIRETLKIEQIERIWYLTSYPKDFSDELIDVIATSKRVSRSIHLPIQSGSNRILKAMNRGYTREEYLDLIRRIRTKVPDASISTDIIVGFPGESEDDYLQTKSLLEEVIFERVNLAIYSPREGTISAKYMKDDVPHEIKVRRLQELLELQKCLNRKINSEYIGKTVEIIVEAKHKDGMLYGRTINNKIVFFHGSEELIGSKAKITIEKTTAGPLYGQLVENELITKK comes from the coding sequence ATGAAAATAGCTTTCAGAACCTTTGGATGCCAAATGAATGTGAACGATACGGAAACTATGGCCGGCATTCTCAAATCGAATGGGTATGTGATTGTCGATAATGAAGAAGAAGCTGATGTTGTTATCGTTAACACCTGTGCGGTTAGAGAGAAGGCCGAGAAAAAACTTTATGGAAAACTTGGAAGACTGAGATCCCTGAAGAAGAAAAACAGGAACCTGATAATCGGCGTTTCCGGTTGTGTGGCCGAGAAAGAAAAAGAGGCCCTTTTGAAGCGCGAAGAGGTGAACTTTGTCTTCGGGACTCGAAGTATATCAAGGGTTAATGAATTTTTGGAGAGAGCTATTAAGGGAGAGCGCTTTGTCGAGTTATCGGATTTCATAGACGAAATTAATTCAAGCACCCCACGATTAAGAACTAGTCGTCATCATGCTTGGGTGACGATAATCTATGGCTGCAACAAATTTTGTTCGTATTGTATCGTTCCTTATACTAGAGGGAGAGAAAAAAGCAGGTCCATGGAAGACATACTCAATGAAGTCAAAAGGCTCGCCTCAAAGGGCTATAGAGAGGTAACATATCTAGGGCAAAATGTGGATTCTTACGGCAAAGATCTTGCTGATGGCAGCACCCTTGCGAAGTTGATAAGAGAGACCCTCAAGATAGAGCAGATAGAAAGAATCTGGTATCTGACATCTTACCCGAAAGATTTCAGCGACGAGTTGATCGATGTTATAGCAACCTCCAAACGTGTCTCGCGTTCTATTCATTTACCAATACAATCCGGGAGTAATAGAATACTGAAAGCAATGAATAGAGGTTACACACGTGAAGAGTATCTAGATCTTATCCGCAGGATCAGGACAAAGGTACCCGATGCTTCAATAAGCACCGATATCATTGTCGGCTTTCCGGGCGAAAGTGAAGACGATTATCTCCAGACCAAATCGCTGCTTGAAGAGGTTATTTTCGAAAGGGTTAACCTGGCAATCTATTCCCCACGGGAGGGAACGATATCAGCGAAGTATATGAAAGATGACGTTCCTCATGAAATTAAGGTGAGAAGACTTCAGGAGCTTCTGGAGCTTCAAAAATGTTTGAATAGAAAAATCAATTCGGAGTATATCGGGAAAACAGTCGAAATAATCGTCGAAGCCAAACACAAAGATGGGATGCTTTATGGTAGAACGATCAACAACAAAATCGTTTTCTTCCACGGTTCTGAAGAGTTGATAGGTTCAAAAGCGAAAATAACCATTGAAAAGACAACAGCCGGCCCTCTTTATGGCCAGCTTGTTGAAAATGAGCTCATAACTAAAAAATAA
- a CDS encoding exodeoxyribonuclease VII small subunit, with the protein MLPQDINELDLKGFKDFLETLTEEEMKELRFSEAMLLVEKISDLFDSMRDEIDIEDAIELYERGMELLMLCREKLAVVQNKKAEIDKKYHDLMNG; encoded by the coding sequence ATGCTTCCGCAGGATATAAATGAACTTGACCTGAAAGGATTCAAAGATTTTCTGGAAACCCTCACGGAAGAAGAAATGAAAGAACTTCGCTTCTCAGAAGCCATGCTTCTGGTTGAAAAAATCTCCGACCTTTTTGACTCAATGCGTGATGAGATAGATATAGAAGACGCCATTGAGCTCTATGAAAGGGGAATGGAACTTTTAATGCTCTGCAGGGAAAAACTTGCTGTGGTACAAAACAAAAAAGCTGAGATCGATAAGAAATACCACGATCTCATGAACGGATAA
- the xseA gene encoding exodeoxyribonuclease VII large subunit, translated as MKRFKGVSELMRWIRDFSEEYFSEPVEFFGEVRDARVNRRNVLNIEVVETVKGYRSGSFTYQIPCQIDYPESILDELGIESYKEMEGELYSVIGKLVFRVTQNRYVVEVIKIEPYGKGAIEKRRQKILEKLRSEGLYPVKQLSSLLELGEPILDIAILASPNTRGLSDFLRMLQDSPLIPDFTYYPISIEGASAAKELVSALGKANNRAHQLIVIVRGGGAQGGLLYLDDESLARAVASSKLPVIVGIGHSEDKTLLDYVASMSFETPTAVGREISQINRDYIHSLSELEEKLDSVFSELLSSFVSNIQSRSRILSAYSIERMIKFDHQKLLSFVRRLNRIDFLTDNMKEALNRSRKNLISNSANIMNEKTKWFWLNLKEFRRHENELSSRIKNFEERITPEIIDLERFLMEKSRDFKKLTGYFSSNAKSFYRWQRERLQRYIAEIRSINPIYALVKGGAIVMDEEGKAIVSIEDVKIGDEVLIRLSDGSLRSEILEKITTKKKNLVKE; from the coding sequence ATGAAGAGATTTAAGGGCGTCTCTGAATTAATGAGATGGATACGGGATTTTTCAGAGGAGTACTTCTCTGAACCCGTTGAGTTTTTTGGGGAAGTACGCGATGCAAGAGTAAACAGAAGAAATGTTTTGAACATAGAAGTGGTGGAAACTGTTAAAGGATACAGAAGCGGAAGCTTTACGTACCAGATCCCATGTCAGATAGATTACCCGGAGAGTATCCTCGATGAACTTGGCATTGAAAGTTATAAAGAAATGGAGGGTGAGCTTTACAGTGTCATTGGAAAGCTCGTTTTTCGTGTTACTCAAAATCGGTACGTTGTGGAAGTCATCAAGATTGAACCCTACGGAAAAGGTGCCATCGAAAAACGCAGGCAAAAGATCCTCGAGAAACTGAGATCCGAAGGGCTCTATCCGGTAAAACAACTGTCCTCTCTCCTTGAACTTGGCGAACCCATACTTGACATAGCCATCCTGGCTTCGCCAAACACCCGGGGGCTTTCCGATTTTCTAAGAATGCTCCAGGATTCCCCTTTAATCCCTGATTTTACATATTACCCAATTTCAATTGAGGGGGCAAGCGCAGCAAAAGAACTCGTTTCAGCTCTTGGTAAGGCCAACAATAGGGCCCATCAACTGATCGTCATCGTCAGGGGCGGTGGCGCTCAGGGAGGGTTACTTTATCTCGATGACGAATCACTAGCAAGAGCCGTCGCTTCCTCAAAACTCCCGGTAATTGTAGGGATCGGTCATTCTGAAGATAAAACCCTGCTCGACTATGTCGCAAGTATGTCCTTTGAAACCCCGACAGCGGTCGGAAGAGAGATATCGCAGATCAACCGGGATTATATTCACTCCCTATCTGAACTGGAAGAAAAGCTGGATTCAGTTTTTTCGGAACTCTTATCTTCTTTTGTTAGCAATATCCAGTCCCGTTCAAGGATTCTTAGTGCTTACAGTATCGAGAGAATGATAAAATTCGACCACCAAAAACTTCTATCCTTTGTTCGTAGGTTGAACAGGATAGATTTTCTGACAGACAATATGAAAGAAGCTTTGAACCGTTCACGTAAGAATTTAATTTCAAATTCCGCGAATATCATGAACGAAAAAACAAAATGGTTCTGGCTCAATTTAAAAGAATTCAGACGCCATGAAAACGAACTATCAAGCAGGATTAAAAACTTCGAAGAAAGGATCACACCGGAAATCATCGATCTCGAGAGGTTTTTGATGGAAAAAAGCAGGGATTTCAAGAAACTCACCGGATACTTCAGCAGCAATGCCAAAAGCTTTTACCGCTGGCAACGCGAAAGATTGCAGCGATACATAGCCGAGATTCGATCAATAAACCCAATATACGCTTTAGTAAAAGGCGGCGCCATTGTAATGGACGAAGAAGGAAAGGCTATCGTATCCATTGAAGATGTTAAAATAGGCGATGAGGTTCTTATAAGACTTTCAGATGGTTCTCTGCGTTCCGAAATCCTCGAAAAGATCACCACAAAGAAAAAAAATTTAGTAAAGGAGTGA
- the panD gene encoding aspartate 1-decarboxylase, producing MFRIMQKSKIHRATVTDKNLNYEGSITIDYRLMKLADIRENELVQVVNINNGERFETYVIKGEEGSGVIALNGAAARLAEIGDRVIIISYAIYNDDEYKPPKIVKVTEKNEPIEK from the coding sequence GTGTTCAGGATTATGCAAAAATCAAAGATACATAGGGCTACTGTTACAGACAAGAACCTCAATTATGAGGGAAGCATAACCATAGATTACCGGCTTATGAAATTGGCGGATATAAGGGAAAACGAGCTGGTGCAGGTCGTTAATATAAACAACGGTGAAAGATTTGAAACCTATGTCATTAAGGGTGAAGAAGGGTCTGGCGTTATCGCGTTAAATGGTGCTGCTGCCAGATTGGCGGAGATCGGTGACAGGGTTATTATAATTTCTTACGCTATTTATAACGATGATGAGTATAAACCTCCGAAGATTGTGAAGGTTACTGAGAAAAACGAACCGATCGAGAAGTAA
- a CDS encoding nucleotidyltransferase gives MSILGIVVEYNPFHNGHLFHLKKAKELINPDLTIAVMSGNFVQRGEPAIMDNYSRAEIALKAGIDIVVQLPVVYSVQDAGGFALGSVWTLSLLGVTDIVFGSETGNMKLLDVLSDILIEEPTVYVKLLKQHLKTGLSFPNARKAALKDYLKLHLSDFAESIQEIERSNNILGLEYLRAIKQIRSDITPHSIVRTGADYNDPYFKGRFSSATAIRKLIITGQWEKVKQAVPDYSYAIIKRECALKKCPVHLEKMGRFILGLLRRLDREDFKNYYGFTEGLDARFVRCSRQCGEISEFLECVKAKRFTFTRLKRLLMNVILKLSPKLIEQSNKQGPQYIRVLGFNENGRSHLSRIKKKLKVPLLTTPSTWKRVMYKAISGDFEIDQDLFQLQMKRDIMAADIYSLFFDDVKVIKASNEMKRRIIYIRG, from the coding sequence ATGAGTATCCTCGGGATAGTTGTTGAATACAATCCTTTCCACAATGGGCATCTTTTCCATTTGAAAAAGGCGAAAGAGCTCATAAACCCAGACCTGACAATTGCCGTTATGAGCGGCAACTTTGTTCAGCGTGGGGAACCAGCTATAATGGACAACTATTCCCGGGCTGAAATCGCATTAAAGGCTGGCATTGACATTGTGGTACAGCTTCCTGTTGTTTATTCCGTTCAGGATGCAGGTGGGTTTGCCCTAGGTTCTGTATGGACGTTGTCCCTTTTAGGTGTTACTGACATCGTTTTTGGCAGCGAAACGGGAAACATGAAACTTCTAGATGTTCTTTCCGATATTTTGATAGAAGAACCAACCGTATACGTGAAGTTGTTGAAGCAGCATCTGAAAACAGGTTTGTCTTTTCCAAATGCGAGGAAGGCAGCACTAAAGGACTATCTAAAGCTTCATCTTAGTGATTTTGCCGAAAGTATCCAAGAGATAGAAAGATCTAACAATATCCTGGGGCTCGAATATTTGCGTGCTATCAAACAGATCAGAAGTGATATTACGCCGCACAGCATAGTGAGAACGGGTGCTGATTACAACGACCCTTACTTTAAAGGCAGGTTTTCGAGCGCTACTGCCATCAGGAAGTTAATCATAACCGGGCAGTGGGAGAAGGTCAAACAAGCTGTTCCGGATTATTCTTACGCCATTATAAAAAGAGAGTGTGCATTGAAGAAATGCCCCGTACACCTTGAAAAAATGGGACGATTCATTCTTGGCCTGTTGAGACGGCTGGATAGGGAAGATTTCAAGAATTACTACGGGTTTACTGAAGGGCTTGATGCAAGGTTCGTTCGTTGTTCTAGACAATGTGGAGAAATATCCGAATTTCTTGAATGTGTGAAGGCCAAACGCTTTACCTTTACAAGGTTGAAGAGGCTGTTGATGAACGTGATTCTCAAACTTTCCCCGAAGCTGATAGAGCAGTCAAACAAACAGGGGCCACAGTATATTAGAGTACTTGGATTCAATGAAAATGGAAGATCGCACCTTTCAAGAATAAAGAAAAAACTGAAAGTTCCATTATTGACTACCCCATCCACATGGAAGCGGGTTATGTATAAAGCGATATCCGGTGATTTTGAGATAGACCAGGATCTTTTCCAGTTACAGATGAAGAGAGACATAATGGCAGCGGATATTTATTCTCTCTTTTTTGATGATGTTAAGGTTATAAAAGCCTCGAATGAAATGAAAAGAAGGATAATCTATATCAGGGGTTGA
- the priA gene encoding replication restart helicase PriA → MAISGSPLLDTFTYHTDFPLTPGERVVVDFANRSVVAYVVEITDELPEFATKPVLQKLDEKPFLTSKDVELALRISERFLCPVGKIFDLFFPPGKVMNVKSFVVPQSQELPIKDIIPLTAAREKFGAVTIENWKKSRKIRIVHSYEQKKTRVQKKKFVRLRLSIKDLEKIKLTDLQRKVVEHLFSFDVIEVRELIKNLDLKSISPIQTLEKKGILEVFEDETYEFSDWTIAPIDELTSEQRRVLNSIVYDFKGVHLIYGLTGTGKTEVYFKAMEKVLTEGAQVLYLVPEVSLTPQLLARVKGTFPGREVRVYHSYLSKAKRQGIWLDAHEGNVDIIIGTRSSIWIPMRKLGLIIVDEEHDASFYQQSSPHYDAVEVAVEKGKLHNIPIILGSATPRVTHYFRAIEGEYKLHKLKHRPVGKLPSLELIDMRKSKGFYVLSKKALEEIKELLKDEKQIFVFVHRKGFSNYVVCTNCGTVIKCPNCDISLTYHRHGNILKCHYCGFTTPPFSNCPNCGSAALSARGFGTERVEYELRNFFPSVKIIRLDKETIESPSDYEKALRMIEQEDAQVVVGTKMIAKGLDFPKVGCVIVVDSDRLINLPRYDATENAFQLITQASGRSGRGTFGKTLIQSFNPDHPVIQNAVENDFERFFETEIKTRELLKYPPFSYFVEMIVEHVDEKRCQKKAEEIAELIGKEFSEQFFEIHGPVVPVIKKFKGRFRMKIFLKLKPEASMKELRELIKKHSAQIDLVVDGIGGML, encoded by the coding sequence GTGGCCATATCGGGTTCCCCTCTTCTCGATACTTTCACCTATCATACTGATTTCCCATTAACTCCGGGAGAAAGAGTTGTTGTTGATTTCGCAAATAGAAGTGTTGTGGCTTACGTGGTCGAGATCACAGATGAGCTTCCGGAATTCGCCACAAAACCCGTTCTTCAAAAACTCGATGAGAAGCCCTTTCTAACTTCTAAAGACGTAGAATTGGCATTGAGGATAAGTGAGCGGTTTCTTTGTCCTGTTGGTAAGATCTTCGATCTTTTCTTTCCGCCAGGGAAGGTTATGAATGTAAAAAGTTTCGTCGTTCCGCAGTCTCAGGAGCTTCCCATAAAGGACATAATACCGTTGACCGCGGCAAGGGAAAAATTTGGTGCTGTTACTATTGAAAACTGGAAAAAATCAAGGAAAATAAGGATAGTACACAGTTACGAGCAAAAAAAGACAAGAGTCCAAAAGAAGAAGTTCGTTAGGTTGCGTCTGTCTATTAAAGACTTAGAGAAAATAAAACTAACGGATCTTCAAAGGAAGGTCGTAGAGCATCTGTTTTCCTTTGATGTTATTGAGGTTCGCGAACTGATTAAGAATCTTGACTTAAAGAGCATCTCACCCATTCAAACGTTGGAGAAGAAAGGCATTTTAGAGGTCTTTGAAGATGAGACTTACGAATTCAGTGACTGGACAATAGCTCCGATAGATGAATTAACCTCCGAACAAAGAAGGGTTTTAAATTCCATTGTGTACGATTTTAAAGGTGTTCATCTCATATATGGGCTTACGGGAACGGGAAAAACAGAAGTTTATTTCAAAGCAATGGAAAAGGTGTTAACTGAAGGTGCTCAGGTGCTTTATCTCGTTCCTGAAGTATCTCTGACACCGCAGCTTTTGGCCAGAGTTAAGGGAACATTTCCCGGTCGGGAGGTAAGGGTATACCACAGTTATCTCAGTAAGGCTAAACGGCAGGGTATCTGGCTGGACGCTCACGAAGGTAACGTCGATATAATAATCGGTACGCGTAGCTCTATCTGGATACCTATGAGAAAGCTTGGACTGATAATTGTCGACGAGGAGCACGATGCCAGCTTCTATCAGCAGAGTTCGCCTCATTACGATGCCGTTGAAGTGGCTGTGGAAAAGGGGAAGCTTCACAACATCCCTATTATACTCGGTTCTGCAACCCCGAGAGTTACCCATTATTTTAGGGCCATCGAAGGCGAATACAAGCTGCATAAGCTCAAGCACAGACCGGTTGGTAAATTACCATCACTTGAATTGATAGATATGAGAAAATCTAAAGGCTTTTATGTACTTTCTAAAAAAGCTCTGGAAGAGATAAAAGAACTTCTCAAAGATGAGAAGCAGATTTTTGTTTTCGTTCATCGGAAAGGCTTTTCAAATTACGTGGTGTGTACCAATTGCGGAACGGTTATAAAATGCCCAAATTGTGATATATCACTGACGTATCACCGCCACGGGAATATTCTCAAATGCCATTATTGTGGGTTTACTACCCCACCTTTCTCAAACTGCCCCAATTGTGGAAGTGCGGCATTATCAGCACGTGGTTTCGGAACCGAAAGGGTAGAGTATGAACTTAGGAATTTCTTTCCTTCGGTGAAGATTATAAGACTCGACAAAGAGACGATAGAGAGTCCTTCGGATTATGAGAAAGCGCTTCGGATGATAGAACAGGAAGATGCTCAGGTGGTTGTTGGTACCAAGATGATCGCGAAGGGACTCGATTTTCCAAAGGTGGGTTGTGTCATTGTAGTTGATTCAGACAGACTTATAAATCTTCCCAGGTACGATGCCACTGAAAACGCTTTTCAGTTGATTACACAGGCATCTGGAAGATCCGGCAGGGGTACCTTTGGGAAGACGCTCATACAATCTTTCAATCCAGATCATCCCGTCATACAAAACGCTGTAGAAAACGACTTTGAAAGGTTCTTTGAAACAGAAATAAAAACAAGGGAACTTTTGAAATATCCACCATTCTCGTATTTTGTAGAAATGATAGTCGAGCATGTAGACGAGAAACGGTGCCAGAAAAAAGCGGAAGAAATCGCTGAACTTATTGGAAAAGAATTTTCTGAACAATTCTTCGAGATACATGGGCCTGTAGTACCGGTGATAAAGAAGTTCAAAGGACGCTTCAGAATGAAGATATTCCTTAAACTGAAACCTGAGGCATCAATGAAGGAACTCAGGGAATTGATAAAAAAACATTCCGCCCAGATCGACCTTGTCGTCGATGGTATAGGCGGAATGCTCTAG
- a CDS encoding ABC transporter ATP-binding protein: protein MNNQTNPKNTPKPLLRIDNLVKYFPVKAGVFRRVVAQVKAVDDVSFEVYERETLGLVGESGCGKTTAGMTVLRLYEPTSGRIILNDEDTTHYFLPIMKARAYLKRMYVERFLDLKNAAGSVESAIKSIEDDFDRKMAKLFFEVHNGSASAFIRDMMSAREAKRKKFRRQAQMIFQDPFSSLNPRMRVKNIIAEGALIHHLATRSEVMDKVADILKKVGLSADHMGRFPHEFSGGQRQRIGIARALILNPKLIVADEAVSALDVSIQAQILNLLNDLQKEFGLTYLFIAHDLAVVKHVSKRVAVMYLGKIVEIADKKELFENPLHPYTVALMSAIPIPDPEKKSKRIILKGDVPSPINPPSGCRFHPRCPIAKEVCSKEEPPLKDVGNGHKVACFFPGELKR from the coding sequence ATGAATAACCAGACAAACCCAAAAAACACCCCCAAACCGTTGCTCAGGATAGATAATCTAGTCAAATATTTCCCGGTAAAAGCGGGTGTTTTCCGACGTGTGGTTGCTCAGGTTAAGGCTGTTGATGATGTTAGTTTCGAGGTTTATGAACGGGAAACCCTCGGGCTCGTCGGCGAATCTGGATGTGGTAAGACGACAGCGGGTATGACCGTTCTAAGGCTCTACGAACCCACATCCGGAAGAATTATCCTGAACGATGAGGATACTACCCATTATTTTCTTCCGATAATGAAAGCAAGGGCATATCTCAAACGCATGTATGTGGAACGTTTTCTTGACCTTAAAAACGCCGCGGGTTCAGTTGAGTCCGCTATCAAGAGTATTGAAGACGACTTTGATCGCAAGATGGCTAAACTTTTTTTCGAGGTTCACAACGGATCCGCTTCGGCCTTCATTCGTGACATGATGAGTGCCAGGGAAGCGAAACGAAAAAAATTCAGACGCCAGGCCCAGATGATCTTTCAGGATCCATTTTCTTCACTCAATCCCAGGATGAGAGTCAAGAACATCATAGCCGAAGGCGCTCTCATTCACCACCTTGCGACACGCTCAGAAGTCATGGACAAAGTTGCCGATATATTGAAAAAAGTAGGGCTTTCAGCAGATCATATGGGAAGATTCCCTCACGAATTCAGCGGAGGACAAAGGCAAAGAATAGGTATTGCTAGAGCCTTGATACTCAATCCGAAGCTCATCGTAGCAGACGAGGCCGTTTCCGCTCTTGACGTCTCAATACAGGCTCAGATATTGAATCTGCTTAATGATTTGCAGAAAGAATTTGGTTTGACGTATCTGTTCATCGCCCACGATCTCGCTGTTGTTAAACATGTCAGTAAAAGGGTTGCTGTTATGTACCTTGGAAAGATCGTCGAGATCGCCGACAAAAAAGAGCTCTTTGAAAATCCTTTGCACCCTTACACTGTAGCATTGATGTCAGCAATACCGATCCCCGATCCAGAGAAAAAGAGCAAGAGAATCATTCTCAAAGGCGATGTCCCCAGTCCTATAAATCCACCCAGTGGCTGCCGTTTCCACCCACGCTGTCCAATAGCAAAAGAAGTTTGTTCGAAGGAAGAACCGCCATTGAAGGATGTCGGAAACGGCCACAAGGTCGCCTGTTTCTTCCCTGGAGAACTGAAAAGATAA
- a CDS encoding ABC transporter ATP-binding protein, with the protein MEKKPVLEVKNLRTYFHTDDGIVKAVDGVSFEVYQGETLGIVGESGCGKSVTSLSIMRLLDEKGEIAGGEIYFKGKNLLNLSEEEMRKIRGNDMAMIFQEPMTALNPVYTVGDQIMEAILLHQDVDKEKAREMAIEMLKKVGIPEPEKRVDEYPHELSGGMRQRAMIAMALSCNPTILFADEPTTALDVTIQAQILELMLELQKEYGMSIIMITHDLGVIAEMADRVVVMYAGKVVEYADIRTLFKDPKHPYTWGLMNAIPRLDEDKEVLYNIPGVVPDPLDFPKGCRFHTRCALATEKCRTEEPPLEEIESSHKVACWHVDKLEEMIKVARAGEGA; encoded by the coding sequence GTGGAGAAAAAACCTGTTCTCGAAGTGAAAAATCTAAGAACCTATTTCCATACAGATGACGGTATCGTTAAAGCCGTTGACGGAGTCAGTTTTGAGGTGTATCAGGGTGAAACACTCGGTATCGTCGGCGAATCAGGTTGCGGTAAAAGCGTCACATCCCTTTCAATAATGAGGCTACTGGATGAAAAGGGCGAAATCGCCGGTGGGGAGATCTACTTTAAGGGCAAAAACCTCCTGAACCTTTCAGAAGAGGAAATGAGGAAGATCAGGGGTAACGATATGGCCATGATCTTCCAGGAACCCATGACCGCTTTGAACCCTGTGTACACGGTTGGTGACCAGATAATGGAAGCCATTCTACTCCACCAGGACGTCGACAAGGAAAAGGCCAGAGAAATGGCCATCGAAATGTTGAAAAAAGTTGGTATTCCCGAACCGGAAAAACGCGTTGATGAATATCCCCATGAACTGTCTGGTGGAATGAGACAGAGGGCAATGATAGCCATGGCGCTTTCCTGTAATCCTACGATCCTTTTCGCCGATGAACCAACAACCGCCCTTGATGTTACAATACAAGCCCAGATACTGGAGCTAATGCTAGAGCTGCAAAAAGAATACGGTATGTCCATAATCATGATAACCCATGACCTCGGTGTTATCGCAGAAATGGCAGATAGAGTCGTTGTTATGTACGCCGGAAAGGTCGTCGAATACGCTGATATCCGCACCCTCTTCAAAGATCCAAAGCACCCATATACATGGGGATTAATGAACGCAATACCGAGACTCGATGAAGATAAAGAGGTTCTCTACAATATTCCTGGTGTGGTTCCGGATCCTCTGGATTTCCCCAAAGGATGTAGATTCCATACCCGCTGTGCACTGGCTACTGAAAAATGTAGAACAGAAGAACCACCACTGGAAGAGATTGAATCCAGTCACAAAGTAGCTTGCTGGCACGTAGATAAACTCGAAGAAATGATCAAAGTGGCAAGGGCAGGTGAAGGTGCATGA